From Paraburkholderia sabiae, a single genomic window includes:
- a CDS encoding DUF2059 domain-containing protein has product MQNRFKQLMVLAAFVPTLAMAQALQNQQPAPAAPAAAAAPVDPAKQAAIKNLLDAIDAQKLVGAIGNSAQMQAKQLVPAILSDALSENKTMTDKQKQASVPALQKNAVPKLVDSAGQVFATDAFKQDAMQAQYDAYAKYYSVQEINDLTAFYKSPTGRKFIQVQDQVGRDVVNGLMQKYMPQSIKATRDQADKEVASVKPAK; this is encoded by the coding sequence ATGCAAAACCGTTTCAAGCAGTTGATGGTCCTGGCCGCTTTCGTGCCGACGCTCGCGATGGCGCAAGCGCTGCAAAACCAGCAGCCGGCCCCGGCTGCTCCCGCCGCTGCCGCTGCTCCGGTTGATCCGGCTAAACAGGCTGCCATCAAGAATCTGCTCGACGCGATCGACGCACAGAAGCTGGTCGGCGCCATCGGCAACAGCGCGCAGATGCAGGCCAAGCAGCTCGTCCCGGCAATCCTGTCGGACGCACTGTCGGAAAACAAGACGATGACGGACAAGCAGAAGCAGGCTTCCGTCCCGGCGCTGCAAAAGAACGCTGTGCCGAAGCTGGTTGACTCGGCGGGCCAGGTGTTCGCAACGGACGCATTCAAGCAGGACGCGATGCAAGCTCAGTACGACGCCTACGCGAAGTACTACAGCGTGCAGGAAATCAACGACCTGACCGCGTTCTACAAGAGCCCGACGGGCCGCAAGTTCATCCAGGTTCAAGACCAGGTTGGCCGCGACGTCGTGAACGGTCTGATGCAGAAGTACATGCCGCAATCGATCAAGGCGACGCGCGACCAGGCTGACAAGGAAGTCGCTTCCGTCAAGCCGGCGAAGTAA
- the serC gene encoding 3-phosphoserine/phosphohydroxythreonine transaminase, with protein sequence MRVFNFSAGPAAMPEEVLRQAADEMLDWRGSGMSVMEMSHRGKEFMTIHEEALTDLRELLQVPSSHQILFLQGGGLGENAIVPMNLMGRKARADFVVTGSWSQKSFKEAQKYGTVHLAASGETAEGFTHVPARAEWNLSDDPAYVHLCTNETIHGVETFEIPDLGDIPLVADASSHILSRPMDVAKYGVLFGGAQKNIGMAGVTVVIVREDLLERSMSICPSAFEWKTVALNNSMYNTPPTYAIYIAGLVFKWLKKLGGLTAIEARNVEKSKLLYDTIDSSNFYLNKVERNARSRMNVPFFLADESRNEDFLAGAKARGLVQLKGHKSVGGMRASIYNAVPLEGVKALVEYMREFEQRSA encoded by the coding sequence ATGCGCGTCTTCAATTTCTCCGCCGGTCCGGCGGCCATGCCCGAAGAAGTGCTGCGCCAGGCAGCCGACGAAATGCTCGATTGGCGCGGCAGCGGCATGAGCGTGATGGAAATGAGCCATCGCGGCAAAGAATTCATGACGATTCATGAAGAGGCGCTGACGGACCTGCGCGAACTGCTGCAGGTGCCGTCCAGTCATCAGATTCTCTTCCTGCAAGGCGGCGGGCTCGGCGAAAACGCGATCGTGCCGATGAACCTGATGGGCCGCAAGGCGCGCGCGGACTTCGTCGTGACGGGCTCCTGGTCGCAAAAGTCGTTCAAGGAAGCACAGAAATACGGCACAGTGCATCTGGCTGCGAGCGGCGAAACGGCGGAAGGCTTCACGCACGTTCCGGCGCGCGCCGAGTGGAATCTGTCCGACGACCCCGCCTACGTGCACCTGTGCACGAACGAAACGATCCACGGCGTCGAGACGTTCGAAATTCCCGACCTCGGTGATATTCCGCTCGTCGCCGACGCTTCGTCGCACATCCTGTCGCGCCCGATGGACGTCGCCAAGTACGGCGTGCTGTTCGGCGGCGCGCAGAAGAATATCGGCATGGCGGGCGTGACCGTCGTGATCGTGCGCGAGGATCTGCTGGAACGTTCGATGAGCATCTGTCCGTCGGCGTTCGAATGGAAGACGGTCGCGCTGAACAATTCGATGTACAACACGCCGCCCACGTACGCGATCTACATCGCCGGGCTGGTGTTCAAGTGGTTGAAGAAGCTGGGCGGGTTGACGGCGATCGAGGCACGCAACGTCGAAAAGTCGAAGCTGCTGTACGACACGATCGACTCGTCGAATTTTTATCTGAACAAGGTGGAACGCAACGCGCGGTCGCGGATGAACGTACCGTTCTTCCTCGCCGACGAGTCGCGCAATGAAGATTTCCTGGCCGGCGCGAAAGCGCGCGGGCTGGTGCAGCTGAAGGGCCACAAGTCCGTCGGCGGCATGCGGGCGTCGATTTACAACGCGGTGCCGCTCGAAGGCGTCAAAGCGCTTGTCGAGTACATGAGGGAATTCGAACAGCGCAGCGCGTGA
- the pheA gene encoding prephenate dehydratase produces the protein MDDELNSQLKPLRERIDAIDAQLIALLNQRAAVALEVGEVKKHFNAPVFRPEREQQVIARLQDMSDGPLAGEHISAIWREIMAASRALEKNITAAYLGPAGTYSEQAMHEYFGQSIEGLPCSSIDEVFRSVEAGGAEFGVVPIENSTEGAVSRTLDLLLQTQLLIGGELALPIHHNLLTLNGGLAGVTRVCAHAQALAQCQRWLATHAPHVERQAVSSNAEAARMAAEDPTIAAIAGDRAATQYGLQVAYALIQDDPHNRTRFVMIGKQPTGASGYDKTSLIVSVANEPGAMFKLLEPLAKHGVSMTRFESRPARVGTWEYYFYIDVEGHRDDASVSGALAELGQKADFLKILGSYPRAR, from the coding sequence ATGGACGACGAACTCAATTCTCAACTCAAACCGCTGCGCGAACGGATCGACGCGATCGACGCGCAGCTCATCGCGCTCCTGAATCAACGTGCGGCGGTCGCGCTCGAAGTCGGCGAGGTGAAGAAGCACTTCAACGCGCCCGTGTTTCGTCCGGAGCGCGAGCAGCAGGTGATCGCGCGTCTGCAGGACATGAGCGACGGCCCGCTGGCCGGCGAGCACATCAGCGCGATCTGGCGCGAGATCATGGCCGCGAGCCGTGCGCTCGAAAAGAACATCACCGCGGCGTATCTCGGCCCGGCGGGCACCTACAGCGAACAGGCGATGCACGAGTACTTCGGTCAATCGATCGAAGGTCTGCCGTGTTCGTCGATCGACGAAGTGTTCCGTTCGGTCGAGGCAGGCGGCGCGGAATTCGGCGTGGTGCCCATCGAAAATTCGACGGAAGGCGCGGTGTCGCGCACGCTCGATCTGCTGCTGCAAACGCAGTTGCTGATCGGCGGCGAACTGGCTTTGCCGATCCACCACAATCTGCTGACGCTCAACGGCGGCCTGGCGGGCGTGACGCGCGTGTGCGCACACGCGCAGGCGCTTGCGCAGTGCCAGCGCTGGCTGGCGACGCACGCGCCGCACGTCGAGCGCCAGGCGGTGTCGAGCAACGCCGAAGCCGCGCGCATGGCGGCCGAAGATCCGACCATCGCGGCTATCGCCGGCGACCGCGCCGCGACGCAATACGGCCTGCAGGTCGCTTATGCGCTGATCCAGGACGATCCGCACAACCGCACGCGCTTCGTGATGATCGGCAAGCAGCCGACGGGCGCGAGCGGCTACGACAAGACGTCGCTGATCGTGTCGGTCGCGAACGAGCCGGGCGCGATGTTCAAGCTGCTGGAGCCGCTCGCGAAGCACGGCGTGTCGATGACGCGCTTCGAGTCGCGTCCGGCCCGCGTCGGCACGTGGGAGTACTACTTCTACATCGACGTCGAAGGGCATCGCGACGATGCGTCCGTGTCCGGCGCGCTCGCCGAACTCGGCCAGAAGGCCGACTTCCTGAAGATACTCGGCTCGTATCCGCGCGCCCGCTGA
- the hisC gene encoding histidinol-phosphate transaminase encodes MTTSFGPSYVRAIAPYVAGKPISEVAREFGLDEARIVKLASNENPLGMPDSAKTAMAQAASELGRYPDANAFELKAALAEHYDVPAEWITLGNGSNDILELAAHAFVEKSQSVVYAQYSFAVYALATQGLGARAIVVPAVEYGHDLDAMLAAIDDDTRLVFVANPNNPTGTFIDGATIEAFLSKVPRSVVVVLDEAYTEYLSADKRYDSIAWVRRYPNLLVSRTFSKAFGLAGLRVGFAIAQPELTDLMNRLRQPFNVNTLAQAAAIAALNDKPFLQKSAELNAQGYRRLTEVFDKLGLEYVPSFGNFVLVRVGNDDAAGNRVNLELLKQGVIVRPVGSYGLPQWLRVTIGLPEENEAFIAALEKTLATTA; translated from the coding sequence ATGACAACGTCTTTCGGTCCGTCCTACGTCCGCGCGATCGCGCCTTATGTGGCTGGCAAGCCGATCTCGGAAGTCGCGCGCGAATTCGGTCTGGACGAAGCGCGGATCGTGAAGCTGGCGTCGAACGAGAATCCGCTCGGCATGCCCGACTCGGCGAAGACGGCGATGGCGCAGGCTGCCAGCGAACTCGGCCGCTATCCGGACGCCAACGCGTTCGAGTTGAAGGCCGCGTTGGCCGAGCACTACGACGTGCCCGCCGAGTGGATCACGCTCGGCAACGGCAGCAACGACATTCTCGAACTGGCCGCGCACGCGTTCGTCGAGAAGAGCCAGTCGGTCGTCTACGCGCAATATTCGTTCGCCGTGTATGCGCTGGCGACGCAAGGCCTCGGCGCACGCGCGATCGTCGTGCCGGCTGTCGAATACGGCCACGATCTCGACGCGATGCTCGCCGCGATCGACGACGACACGCGCCTTGTGTTCGTCGCGAACCCGAACAACCCGACGGGCACGTTCATCGACGGCGCGACCATCGAAGCGTTCCTGTCGAAGGTGCCGCGCAGCGTGGTCGTCGTGCTCGACGAGGCTTACACGGAATACCTGAGCGCCGACAAGCGCTACGACTCGATCGCGTGGGTTCGTCGCTATCCGAATCTGCTGGTATCGCGCACGTTCTCGAAGGCGTTTGGTCTGGCTGGCCTGCGCGTCGGTTTCGCGATTGCGCAACCGGAATTGACGGATCTGATGAACCGTCTGCGTCAGCCGTTCAATGTGAACACGCTCGCGCAAGCGGCCGCGATCGCCGCGCTGAACGACAAGCCGTTCCTGCAGAAGAGCGCGGAACTGAATGCTCAGGGCTATCGTCGTTTGACGGAGGTGTTCGACAAGCTCGGTCTCGAATACGTGCCGTCGTTCGGCAACTTCGTGCTGGTGCGCGTCGGCAATGACGATGCGGCGGGCAATCGCGTGAATCTCGAATTGCTGAAGCAGGGCGTGATCGTGCGGCCGGTGGGTAGCTATGGTCTGCCGCAGTGGCTGCGGGTGACGATCGGCCTGCCTGAAGAAAACGAGGCGTTCATCGCGGCGCTCGAAAAGACGCTCGCGACGACGGCCTGA
- a CDS encoding prephenate dehydrogenase: MTDVAAFSFDKLVIFGVGLIGGSLARALRERGDVGGARRVIGVGRSAASTERALELGVIDASAALTDDAALRDALDGADVVLLAAPVAQTQPLLERIAPFLDPRTIVTDAGSTKSDVVAAAHAALGERINQFVPGHPIAGRESSGVEAALPDLYVNRNVVLCALPENAPGAVERIAAMWRATGASVHAMSAGQHDRVFASVSHLPHVLSFALVEQILNSSDAELKFSFAAGGFRDFTRIAASSPEMWRDVCVANRAALLDEIDDYTAVLARLRAAIEAGDGATLEAVFARSRTARSAWQERAAPSKKPSPARSPADDASK, encoded by the coding sequence GTGACTGACGTGGCAGCGTTCTCTTTCGACAAACTGGTGATTTTCGGCGTCGGGCTGATCGGCGGATCGCTCGCTCGCGCGTTGCGCGAACGCGGCGACGTAGGCGGCGCGCGGCGCGTGATCGGTGTGGGCCGCTCGGCTGCATCGACGGAGCGCGCGCTTGAGTTGGGCGTGATCGACGCGAGCGCCGCGCTAACGGATGACGCCGCGTTGCGCGACGCGCTCGACGGCGCCGACGTCGTGCTGCTGGCTGCGCCCGTTGCTCAGACGCAGCCTTTGCTCGAACGCATCGCGCCGTTCCTGGATCCGCGCACCATCGTTACCGACGCCGGCAGCACGAAATCCGACGTCGTCGCGGCGGCGCATGCTGCTTTGGGCGAGCGCATCAATCAGTTCGTGCCGGGACATCCGATCGCAGGTCGCGAGTCGAGCGGCGTCGAAGCGGCGTTGCCGGACCTGTACGTGAATCGAAACGTCGTGCTGTGCGCGTTGCCGGAGAACGCGCCGGGCGCCGTCGAGCGTATTGCCGCAATGTGGCGCGCGACGGGCGCGAGTGTGCACGCGATGTCGGCGGGGCAGCATGACCGCGTGTTCGCGTCGGTCAGTCATCTGCCGCACGTGTTGTCGTTCGCGCTGGTTGAGCAGATTCTCAATTCATCCGATGCTGAACTGAAGTTCTCGTTCGCCGCCGGCGGATTCCGTGACTTCACGCGGATCGCTGCGTCGAGCCCGGAAATGTGGCGCGACGTCTGCGTGGCCAATCGCGCGGCGCTGCTGGATGAAATTGACGACTACACGGCTGTGCTGGCGCGGCTGCGCGCGGCGATCGAAGCCGGCGACGGCGCGACGCTCGAAGCGGTATTTGCGCGCTCGCGCACGGCACGCAGCGCGTGGCAGGAACGTGCCGCGCCGTCGAAGAAGCCGTCGCCCGCGCGCTCGCCCGCCGACGACGCGTCGAAATAA
- the aroA gene encoding 3-phosphoshikimate 1-carboxyvinyltransferase, with protein MEHLDLGPFSRASGTVRLPGSKSISNRVLLLAALAEGETTITNLLDSDDTRVMLDALEKLGVKVKRDGDTCVVTGTRGALPAARADLFLGNAGTAVRPLTAALAVNGGDYRIHGVPRMHERPIGDLVDGLRQIGAKIDYEENEGFPPLRIRPAQISVEAPIRVRGDVSSQFLTALLMTLPLVKTESGVTVVEVAGELISKPYIEITIKLMQRFGIEVERFGWERFTIPSGVRYQSPGKIMVEGDASSASYFLAAGALGGGPLRVEGVGRASIQGDVGFATALMKMGANVTMGDDWIEVRGVGNDHGKLDPIDMDFNLIPDAAMTIAVAALFADGTSTLRNIASWRVKETDRIAAMATELRKVGAKVQEGEDFLVVAPPEKLTPNAAIDTYDDHRMAMCFSLVSLGGVPVRINDPKCVGKTFPDYFERFLALAQP; from the coding sequence ATGGAACATCTCGATCTCGGACCGTTTTCCCGTGCATCCGGCACGGTTCGTCTGCCCGGCTCGAAGAGCATCTCGAATCGCGTGCTATTGCTGGCGGCGCTGGCCGAAGGCGAAACGACGATCACGAATCTGCTCGATTCGGACGACACGCGGGTGATGCTCGACGCGCTCGAAAAGCTCGGCGTGAAGGTCAAGCGCGACGGCGACACCTGTGTCGTGACGGGCACGCGCGGCGCGCTGCCGGCGGCGCGCGCCGACCTGTTCCTCGGCAACGCGGGCACGGCAGTGCGCCCGCTGACGGCCGCGCTTGCCGTGAACGGCGGCGACTATCGGATTCACGGCGTGCCGCGTATGCATGAGCGGCCGATCGGCGATCTGGTCGACGGTCTGCGGCAGATCGGCGCGAAGATCGACTACGAAGAGAACGAAGGCTTTCCGCCGCTGCGTATTCGTCCGGCGCAGATTTCGGTCGAGGCGCCTATCCGCGTGCGCGGCGACGTGTCGAGCCAGTTTCTGACGGCGCTGCTGATGACGCTGCCGCTTGTGAAGACGGAAAGCGGCGTGACGGTCGTGGAAGTGGCGGGCGAACTGATCTCGAAGCCGTACATCGAGATCACGATCAAGCTGATGCAGCGCTTCGGCATCGAGGTCGAGCGTTTCGGCTGGGAGCGTTTCACGATTCCGAGCGGCGTGCGCTATCAGTCGCCGGGCAAGATCATGGTGGAAGGCGACGCGTCGTCGGCGTCGTATTTCCTCGCGGCGGGCGCGCTGGGCGGCGGACCGCTGCGCGTCGAAGGCGTGGGGCGCGCGAGCATCCAGGGCGATGTCGGTTTCGCGACGGCGCTGATGAAAATGGGCGCGAACGTGACGATGGGCGACGACTGGATCGAAGTGCGCGGTGTCGGCAACGATCACGGCAAGCTGGACCCGATCGACATGGACTTCAACCTGATCCCCGACGCGGCCATGACCATCGCGGTCGCCGCGCTGTTCGCGGACGGCACGTCTACGCTGCGCAATATCGCCAGCTGGCGTGTGAAGGAAACCGACCGCATCGCCGCGATGGCGACGGAATTGCGCAAGGTCGGCGCGAAAGTGCAGGAGGGCGAGGATTTCCTCGTCGTCGCGCCGCCCGAAAAGCTGACCCCGAATGCCGCGATCGACACCTACGACGACCACCGGATGGCGATGTGCTTCTCGCTGGTGAGTCTCGGTGGCGTGCCCGTTCGGATCAACGATCCGAAATGCGTCGGCAAGACGTTCCCCGATTATTTCGAGCGCTTCCTGGCGCTCGCGCAACCCTGA
- the cmk gene encoding (d)CMP kinase, protein MKPTRPFHQTPVITIDGPTASGKGTVAALVAAELGFHLLDSGALYRLAALASVRYDIAADDADALAKLVGELHITFREGIAQLDGADVSTDIRAEEIGNRASAIAIHAPVRAALVARQRAFRKQPGLVADGRDMGTVIFPDAALKVFLTASVEARAARRHKQLIQKGFSANMDDLLRDLRERDERDSQRAAAPLKPAADAQLLDTSALSIDQAVEQVVQWYRELVPQS, encoded by the coding sequence ATGAAACCGACCCGCCCCTTTCACCAGACGCCCGTCATCACGATCGACGGCCCCACCGCATCCGGCAAAGGCACGGTGGCCGCGCTGGTCGCCGCCGAGCTCGGCTTTCACCTGCTCGACAGCGGCGCGCTGTACCGGCTCGCCGCGCTCGCCAGCGTGCGCTACGACATCGCCGCCGATGACGCCGACGCACTTGCAAAACTGGTCGGTGAACTCCATATCACCTTTCGCGAAGGCATCGCGCAGCTGGATGGCGCCGACGTGTCGACCGACATCCGCGCCGAGGAAATTGGCAACCGGGCTTCGGCGATCGCCATTCACGCACCCGTCAGGGCCGCGCTAGTGGCCCGTCAGCGGGCTTTCCGCAAGCAGCCGGGCCTGGTTGCCGACGGCCGCGATATGGGCACCGTGATCTTTCCTGACGCCGCGCTGAAGGTGTTTTTGACGGCCAGCGTCGAGGCGCGCGCCGCCCGCCGGCATAAGCAATTGATCCAAAAAGGATTTTCTGCTAATATGGATGACTTGCTCCGGGATTTGCGTGAACGCGACGAGCGCGACAGTCAGCGCGCAGCCGCGCCACTCAAGCCTGCGGCAGATGCGCAGCTGCTCGACACCTCTGCATTGTCGATCGACCAGGCGGTCGAACAGGTGGTGCAATGGTACCGGGAGCTGGTTCCGCAAAGCTGA
- the rpsA gene encoding 30S ribosomal protein S1 produces the protein MQYQIFMSDLQTSTPNTESFAALFEESLTKQDMRAGEVISAEVVRVDHNFVVVNAGLKSEAYIPLEEFLNDAGEVEVQAGDFVSVAIDALENGYGDTILSRDKAKRLASWLSLEKALDNNELVTGTITGKVKGGMTVMVNGIRAFLPGSLVDTRPVKDTTPYEGKTLEFRVIKLDRKRNNVVLSRRAVIEATQGEERAKLLETLKEGAIVEGVVKNITDYGAFVDLGGIDGLLHITDIAWRRVRHPSEVLSVGQEVTAKILKFDQEKNRVSLGIKQLGDDPWEGISRRYPSGTRLFGKVTNITDYGAFVEVESGIEGLVHVSEMDWTNKNVAPSKVVQLGDEVEVMVLEIDEDRRRISLGMKQCKPNPWDDFSRNFKKGDKLQGAIKSITDFGVFIGLPGGIDGLVHLSDLSWSETGEEAVRKYKKGDEVEAIVLGIDVEKERISLGIKQLEGDPFSNFVAMNDKGSIVDGVVKTVDAKGAVVQLTADVEGYLRASEIAQDRVEDARNVLKEGDKVNAMIINIDRKSRGINLSIKAKDSAEQQEAMRGLQADTNSAASGTTNLGALLKAKLDGQNQ, from the coding sequence ATGCAATATCAGATTTTTATGTCCGACCTGCAAACCTCTACCCCGAATACCGAATCCTTTGCGGCTCTGTTTGAAGAGTCGCTGACCAAGCAGGACATGCGCGCTGGCGAAGTGATCTCCGCCGAAGTCGTGCGTGTCGATCACAACTTCGTGGTCGTCAACGCTGGTCTCAAGTCCGAAGCCTACATCCCGCTCGAAGAGTTCCTGAATGACGCGGGCGAGGTAGAAGTGCAGGCGGGCGACTTCGTTTCCGTCGCGATCGACGCGCTGGAAAACGGCTATGGCGACACGATCCTGTCGCGCGACAAGGCGAAGCGTCTGGCTTCGTGGCTGTCGCTGGAAAAGGCCCTCGACAACAACGAACTCGTGACGGGCACGATCACGGGCAAGGTCAAGGGCGGCATGACCGTCATGGTCAACGGCATCCGCGCGTTCCTGCCGGGCTCGCTGGTCGACACGCGCCCTGTCAAGGACACGACGCCGTACGAAGGCAAGACGCTGGAATTCCGCGTCATCAAGCTGGACCGCAAGCGTAACAACGTGGTGCTGTCGCGCCGCGCTGTGATCGAAGCGACGCAAGGCGAAGAGCGCGCAAAGCTGCTCGAGACGCTGAAGGAAGGCGCGATCGTCGAAGGCGTGGTCAAGAACATCACCGACTACGGCGCGTTCGTGGATCTGGGCGGTATCGACGGCCTGCTGCACATCACCGACATCGCATGGCGTCGCGTGCGTCACCCGTCGGAAGTTCTGTCGGTTGGCCAGGAAGTCACGGCAAAGATCCTCAAGTTCGACCAGGAAAAGAACCGCGTTTCGCTCGGTATCAAGCAACTGGGCGACGATCCGTGGGAAGGCATTTCGCGCCGTTACCCGTCGGGCACGCGTCTGTTCGGCAAGGTCACGAACATCACCGACTACGGCGCATTCGTTGAAGTCGAGTCGGGCATCGAAGGCCTCGTCCACGTGTCGGAAATGGACTGGACGAACAAGAACGTTGCGCCGTCGAAGGTTGTCCAGCTGGGCGACGAAGTCGAAGTCATGGTCCTCGAGATCGACGAAGACCGCCGCCGTATCAGCCTCGGCATGAAGCAGTGCAAGCCGAATCCGTGGGACGACTTCAGCCGCAACTTCAAGAAGGGCGACAAGCTGCAAGGCGCAATCAAGTCGATCACCGACTTCGGCGTCTTCATCGGTCTGCCTGGCGGCATCGACGGTCTGGTTCACCTGTCGGACCTGTCGTGGTCGGAAACGGGCGAAGAAGCTGTCCGCAAGTACAAGAAGGGCGACGAAGTGGAAGCGATCGTTCTCGGCATCGACGTCGAGAAGGAACGTATTTCGCTGGGTATCAAGCAACTCGAAGGCGACCCGTTCAGCAACTTCGTTGCAATGAACGACAAGGGTTCGATCGTCGACGGCGTGGTCAAGACGGTGGACGCGAAGGGTGCAGTGGTTCAGCTGACGGCAGACGTCGAAGGCTACCTGCGCGCTTCGGAAATCGCACAAGACCGCGTGGAAGACGCTCGCAACGTGCTGAAGGAAGGCGACAAGGTCAATGCGATGATCATCAACATCGACCGCAAGTCGCGTGGCATCAACCTGTCGATCAAGGCGAAGGACTCGGCTGAGCAACAGGAAGCGATGCGCGGCCTGCAAGCCGACACGAACTCGGCAGCAAGCGGCACGACGAACCTCGGCGCGCTGCTGAAGGCCAAGCTCGACGGCCAGAACCAGTAA
- a CDS encoding integration host factor subunit beta → MTKSELVAQLATRFPQLVLKDADFAVKTMLDAMSDALANGHRIEIRGFGSFGLNRRPSRVGRNPKSGEKVLVPEKHVPHFKPGKELRERVDRRAGEPLKDEAADDDL, encoded by the coding sequence ATGACCAAATCGGAATTGGTCGCCCAGCTGGCTACGCGATTTCCGCAACTTGTCCTCAAGGATGCGGATTTCGCGGTGAAGACGATGCTCGATGCGATGTCGGACGCCTTGGCGAACGGCCATCGCATCGAAATTCGCGGCTTCGGCAGCTTTGGCTTGAACCGCCGTCCATCCCGCGTCGGGCGCAACCCGAAGTCGGGCGAAAAAGTGCTGGTGCCCGAGAAGCACGTGCCGCACTTCAAGCCTGGCAAGGAGTTGCGCGAACGCGTCGATCGTCGTGCGGGCGAGCCTTTGAAAGACGAAGCCGCGGACGACGATCTTTGA
- a CDS encoding LapA family protein: MKFIVWLIRVLVFVLLLVLALSNTQSATLNFLAGYAWQAPLILIGLAFFVVGLLAGLVSSLPAMFRLRMENGRLKRELRVARETPAVVEEPPMPPLI; the protein is encoded by the coding sequence ATGAAATTTATCGTCTGGCTGATTCGCGTACTGGTGTTCGTGCTGCTGCTGGTGCTTGCACTGTCCAATACGCAAAGCGCTACGCTGAATTTCCTCGCCGGGTATGCGTGGCAGGCGCCGTTGATTCTGATCGGGCTGGCGTTCTTCGTCGTCGGCCTGCTGGCCGGGCTCGTATCGTCGCTGCCGGCGATGTTCCGTCTGCGGATGGAAAACGGCCGGCTGAAGCGCGAGCTGCGCGTGGCGCGCGAAACGCCCGCTGTCGTCGAAGAGCCGCCGATGCCCCCGCTCATCTAG
- the lapB gene encoding lipopolysaccharide assembly protein LapB — MDLDLWWLLVIPVAFAFGWVAARYDLKALLSESANLPRSYFRGLNFLLNEQPDQAIDAFIEVVKLDPETIELHFALGNLFRRRGETDRAIRVHQNLLSRADLPVTERDHALYELGQDFLKAGLLDRAEETFKALESGDYALGAQRALLTIYQIEKDWNKSIDTARRLETMGAASLDKDIGHFHCELAQEALQQKNPDEARRQLDLALKAHPQNVRATILFGDVDAAAGQYEKAIEQWLRVEEQNASYLPLVAEKLMKAYEALGRQADGADLLTTWVDRYPSNDLLDVAYQHVSALRGPEAAHALARTQMQKSPNLAGMTRLLEAQQAVAEEPRRSELELMRTLIRQRTKNLPRYTCQNCGFRARLFYWQCPGCSGWETYAPRRVEPITASS, encoded by the coding sequence ATGGATCTAGACCTCTGGTGGCTGCTTGTCATACCCGTCGCGTTTGCGTTCGGCTGGGTGGCTGCGCGCTACGACCTCAAGGCGCTGCTGTCCGAAAGCGCCAATCTGCCGCGCTCTTATTTTCGCGGACTAAACTTTCTGTTGAACGAGCAGCCGGACCAGGCCATCGACGCCTTCATCGAAGTCGTCAAGCTCGACCCGGAAACGATTGAACTGCACTTCGCGCTCGGCAATCTGTTCCGGCGTCGCGGCGAAACGGATCGCGCGATCCGCGTGCACCAGAACCTGCTGAGCCGTGCGGATCTGCCCGTCACCGAGCGCGACCATGCGTTGTACGAACTGGGCCAGGACTTCCTGAAAGCCGGCCTGCTGGATCGCGCGGAAGAGACCTTCAAGGCGCTCGAATCGGGTGACTATGCGCTCGGCGCACAGCGCGCGCTGCTCACGATCTATCAGATCGAGAAGGACTGGAACAAGTCGATCGATACCGCGCGGCGGCTCGAAACGATGGGCGCCGCGTCGCTCGACAAGGATATTGGCCACTTCCATTGCGAACTGGCACAGGAAGCGCTGCAGCAGAAGAATCCGGACGAGGCACGCCGTCAGCTGGATCTCGCGCTGAAGGCGCATCCGCAGAACGTGCGCGCGACGATCCTGTTCGGCGACGTCGACGCGGCGGCCGGACAGTACGAGAAGGCGATCGAGCAATGGCTGCGAGTCGAGGAACAGAACGCGTCCTATCTGCCCCTCGTCGCCGAAAAGCTGATGAAGGCGTACGAAGCGCTTGGCCGTCAGGCAGACGGCGCCGATCTGCTGACGACGTGGGTCGACCGCTATCCGTCGAACGATCTGCTCGACGTCGCGTATCAGCACGTCTCGGCGCTGCGCGGTCCCGAAGCGGCGCACGCGCTCGCGCGCACGCAGATGCAGAAGTCGCCGAATCTCGCGGGCATGACGCGCCTGCTCGAAGCGCAGCAGGCGGTGGCCGAAGAGCCGCGCCGCAGCGAACTGGAACTGATGCGCACGCTGATCCGCCAGCGCACCAAGAATCTGCCGCGGTACACCTGCCAGAACTGCGGCTTCCGGGCGCGCCTGTTCTATTGGCAGTGTCCGGGCTGCAGCGGTTGGGAAACCTACGCGCCGCGCCGCGTCGAGCCGATCACGGCATCGAGCTGA